One stretch of Tenrec ecaudatus isolate mTenEca1 chromosome 18, mTenEca1.hap1, whole genome shotgun sequence DNA includes these proteins:
- the PDP2 gene encoding pyruvate dehydrogenase [acetyl-transferring]-phosphatase 2, mitochondrial codes for MCTTVSCWVFNSARNSIATVQGSRRFYSRWISSRTKSKCRFFSQALPPPRIMPPRSSGFGTPKAYRHTSTEEDDFHLQLSPAQVNEVLRAGESALKILDLDRRAPNAVLRFESNQLAANSPVEDRRGVAACLQTGGLMFGIFDGHGGHACAQAVSERLFYYVAVSLMSHQTLEQMEAAMESMKPLLPILQWHKHPGASIYKDVTSVHLDHLRVYWQELLDLHMEAGLGMEEALTYSFRRLDSDISLEIQAPLEDEVTRNLSLQVAFSGATACLAHVEGVHLHVANTGDCRAILGVQEDSGGWSCVPLTQDHNAWNQAELSRLKREHPESEDRTIIMDDRLLGVLMPCRAFGDVQLKWSRELQRSVLERGFDTEALNIYQFTPPHYYTPPYLTAEPEVTYHRLRPQDRFLVLASDGLWDVLDNDAVVRLVVEHLTEAGCHQPDVAQRPTKLGLMQDLLLQRKAKGLHAADHNAATHLIRHAIGTNEYGELEPERLAAMLTLPEDLARMYRDDITITVVYFDSDSIDAHHRGRQELPAQRPRPW; via the coding sequence ATGTGCACCACTGTGTCCTGCTGGGTCTTCAATTCTGCGCGGAACAGCATTGCCACCGTCCAGGGGAGCAGGCGTTTCTACTCCAGGTGGATCTCAAGTAGGACTAAGTCAAAATGCAGGTTCTTCTCCCAGGCGCTGCCCCCGCCGAGAATCATGCCCCCACGCAGCAGCGGCTTCGGGACTCCGAAAGCTTACAGGCACACGTCCACGGAGGAGGACGACTTCCACTTGCAGCTGAGCCCTGCGCAGGTGAATGAAGTGCTGCGTGCTGGGGAGTCGGCCCTCAAGATTCTCGACCTTGACCGTAGAGCCCCAAATGCAGTGTTGCGGTTTGAGAGCAACCAGCTGGCCGCCAACTCCCCCGTGGAGGACCGGCGGGGGGTAGCCGCCTGCCTGCAGACCGGTGGGTTGATGTTTGGCATCTTCGATGGACATGGCGGCCACGCGTGTGCCCAGGCAGTGAGCGAGAGGCTCTTCTACTACGTGGCCGTGTCCCTCATGTCCCACCAAACCCTGGAGCAGATGGAGGCGGCGATGGAGAGCATGAAGCCCCTGCTGCCCATCCTGCAGTGGCACAAGCACCCGGGGGCCAGCATCTACAAGGATGTCACGTCGGTGCACCTCGACCACCTCCGCGTCTACTGGCAGGAGCTGCTGGACCTGCACATGGAAGCGGGGCTGGGCATGGAAGAGGCACTCACCTACTCCTTCCGGAGGCTGGACTCTGACATCTCGCTGGAGATCCAGGCCCCCCTGGAGGACGAGGTGACCAGGAACCTCTCGCTCCAGGTGGCTTTCTCGGGGGCAACGGCTTGCCTGGCCCACGTCGAGGGGGTTCACCTGCACGTGGCCAACACTGGTGATTGCCGGGCCATCCTGGGCGTCCAGGAGGACAGTGGTGGGTGGTCCTGCGTGCCCCTCACCCAGGACCACAATGCCTGGAACCAGGCTGAGCTGTCACGGCTCAAGAGGGAGCACCCGGAGTCGGAGGACCGGACCATCATCATGGATGACCGGCTGCTTGGTGTCCTCATGCCCTGCAGGGCCTTCGGCGACGTCCAGCTCAAGTGGAGCAGAGAGCTGCAGCGCAGCGTCCTGGAGCGGGGCTTCGACACTGAGGCCCTCAACATCTACCAGTTCACGCCCCCCCACTACTACACACCCCCCTACCTGACGGCAGAGCCCGAGGTCACGTACCACCGGCTGAGGCCCCAGGACAGGTTCCTGGTGCTGGCCTCCGACGGGCTGTGGGACGTGCTGGACAATGACGCTGTGGTCAGGCTGGTGGTGGAGCACCTGACCGAGGCCGGCTGCCACCAGCCCGACGTGGCCCAGCGACCCACCAAGCTGGGCCTCATGCAGGACCTGCTGCTGCAGAGGAAAGCTAAGGGGCTCCATGCCGCCGACCACAACGCAGCCACCCACCTGATCCGGCACGCCATCGGGACCAATGAGTACGGGGAGCTGGAGCCGGAGCGCCTGGCCGCCATGCTGACGCTGCCCGAGGACTTGGCGCGCATGTACAGGGACGACATCACCATCACCGTGGTGTATTTCGACTCTGACTCGATTGATGCCCATCACAGGGGGCGCCAGGAGCTGCCCGCTCAACGGCCAAGGCCATGGTAA